A region from the Triticum urartu cultivar G1812 chromosome 1, Tu2.1, whole genome shotgun sequence genome encodes:
- the LOC125549621 gene encoding uncharacterized protein LOC125549621, with protein MAGGDCSPVAAAAAVRKWDHEEYRFQTPEEDSFDPRFSEYDPKQGCFIYVRYFFDGDKLDLDEESPVGPMRHTGKIFKEGFRLKNSVNVVSIKIVSSDYGYPLNVYGTIIARDSLDQKCVYIFRRDQDDCQLITSKDDSLILTGPKRGFMVCDDIFFEINLKVKDVHGRTVDDDRLSKGLIEVDAIRRLEFSPRYVVDTETLVSMHSILDLNNTFITRSVEGTVEIKILEGPDEFHGKIVASTTSIPCDIVLHDSKVSGALTPGDSGVLQMARRVVGVSVDEMLVLTVAADVGDDELSARTVQFTPRRNGYNDESIACGDYKLLLKVTWSIVYF; from the exons atggccggcggcgatTGTTCTcccgtggcggcggcggctgcggtgaGGAAGTGGGACCACGAAGAGTATCGGTTCCAGACGCCGGAGGAGGATTCCTTCGACCCGCGATTCAGCGAGTACGACCCCAAGCAGGGTTGTTTCATATACGTTCGCTACTTCTTCGACGGCGACAAACTCGACCTCGACGAGGAGT CACCTGTTGGTCCCATGCGACATACTGGTAAAATCTTCAAAGAGGGGTTCCGGCTCAAAAACTCGGTCAATGTTGTCTCCATCAAGATTGTTTCCTCCGACTATGGCTACCCACTCAATGTCTACGGTACCATCATAGCCAGGGACAGTTTGGATCAAAAATGTGTCTATATATTCCGGCGCGACCAGGATGATTGCCAGCTCATCACCTCAAAG GATGATTCATTAATTTTGACTGGCCCAAAGAGAGGATTCATGGTGTGCGATGATATATTCTTCGAAATCAACCTGAAGGTGAAGGATGTGCATGGGAGGACTGTCGATGATGATAGACTCAGTAAAGGATTGATCGAGGTGGATGCTATCCGCAGGCTGGAATTTAGTCCCAGATATGTGGTTGATACGGAAACACTTGTCAGCATGCACAGCATATTGGATTTGAACAATACATTCATTACAAGGTCGGTGGAGGGCACTGTTGAGATCAAGATCCTTGAGGGACCTGATGAATTCCATGGGAAGATTGTCGCTTCCACTACCAGCATTCCATGCGACATTGTGCTACATGATAGCAAAGTGAGTGGTGCGCTAACTCCAGGTGACAGTGGAGTCCTACAAATGGCGCGGCGCGTAGTAGGAGTCTCTGTGGATGAGATGCTGGTGTTGACTGTTGCTGCTGATGTCGGTGATGATGAGTTATCTGCCCGCACTGTTCAGTTTACTCCAAGGCGCAATGGTTACAATGATGAGAGTATTGCCTGCGGGGACTACAAGTTGCTTCTGAAGGTCACTTGGTCGATTGTGTATTTCTGA